The following are encoded together in the Tatumella ptyseos genome:
- the rfaD gene encoding ADP-glyceromanno-heptose 6-epimerase — translation MIIVTGGAGMIGSNIVKALNDRGHNDILVVDNLKDGTKFINLADLDISDYMDKEEFLMSIVAGDDLGPIEAIFHEGACSATTEWDGKYMMDNNYQYSKELLHFCLERQIPFLYASSAATYGGRDSDFIEERQYESPLNVYGYSKMLFDHYVRSILPDADSPVCGFRYFNVYGPREGHKGSMASVAFHLNNQINQGENPKLFAGSEQFKRDFIYVEDVADVNLWCWENGVSGIFNCGTGHAESFQVVADAVLAHHQQGEVEYIPFPDKLKGRYQAYTQADLTRLRNAGYTKAFKTVTEGVSDYMRWLNKP, via the coding sequence ATGATTATTGTAACTGGTGGCGCCGGCATGATCGGCAGTAATATCGTAAAAGCGTTAAACGATCGCGGTCATAACGATATTTTGGTGGTAGACAACCTCAAAGATGGCACTAAGTTCATTAATCTGGCTGATCTTGATATCAGCGATTACATGGATAAAGAAGAATTTTTAATGAGTATTGTGGCCGGTGATGATTTAGGGCCGATTGAAGCTATTTTCCACGAAGGTGCGTGCTCAGCAACCACTGAGTGGGACGGTAAATATATGATGGATAATAATTACCAGTACTCTAAAGAATTACTGCATTTTTGTTTAGAGCGTCAAATCCCCTTCTTGTATGCATCCTCAGCGGCCACTTACGGCGGACGTGATAGTGATTTTATAGAAGAGCGTCAGTATGAATCGCCACTGAACGTCTATGGCTATTCTAAAATGCTATTCGACCACTATGTTAGGAGCATTCTTCCTGACGCTGACTCACCAGTGTGTGGATTCCGTTATTTTAACGTCTACGGCCCTCGCGAAGGCCACAAAGGTAGCATGGCCAGTGTCGCCTTTCACCTCAATAACCAGATTAATCAAGGTGAAAATCCTAAGCTTTTCGCGGGTAGCGAGCAATTCAAACGCGATTTTATCTATGTCGAAGATGTGGCTGACGTAAACCTCTGGTGTTGGGAAAATGGTGTTTCAGGTATTTTCAACTGTGGTACAGGTCATGCCGAGTCTTTCCAAGTCGTCGCTGATGCCGTTCTAGCCCATCACCAGCAAGGTGAAGTGGAATATATTCCTTTCCCAGACAAGCTTAAGGGCCGCTATCAAGCCTATACTCAAGCTGATCTGACTCGTCTTAGAAATGCAGGTTATACCAAAGCCTTTAAAACCGTAACTGAAGGCGTAAGCGACTATATGCGTTGGTTAAATAAGCCTTAA